The Candidatus Atribacteria bacterium ADurb.Bin276 region TACCTCATTCTCGATGATCAAAAAACCGCGATAATCGAAATGGCTCAAGCAGCCGGTTTAACTTTGGTTCCAATACAAAAAAGAAATCCTCGATACACGACCACCTTTGGAGTTGGAGAATTGGTAAACGATGCGGTGAAAAATGGTTGTAAAAAAGTGATTGTAGCCATTGGTGGGAGCGCTACCAATGATGGAGGGATGGGTGCATTAGCTGCTTTAGGAGTGAAGTTTTATGATGAGAATCAAAAATTATTGCCTGGTATGGGAGAAAATTTACCAAAGGTTCAAGCAATAGATACTGAAGGTGCTGAAAAAGCGATGAATGAAGTGGAAATTCTCATTGCCAGCGATGTCAAAAATTCCCTTTTTGGGCCAGAAGGTGCGGCGAGTGTTTATGCTCCCCAAAAGGGAGCGAATGAGGAAGATGTTTTATTCCTCGATAAGGGTTTGGTTCATTTTTCAAAAATGATTAAAGAAAAAACCGGCAAAGAAGTTGATTCTATTCCAGGTTCTGGAGCAGCAGGAGGGATTGGAGCCGGTTTTTGTGGATTTTTTAATGCGCAAATTACCTCTGGTATTCAGCTTATTATGGAATTACTAAATTTTGAAGAAGAGATCACAACCAGTGACCTCATCATTAGTGGAGAGGGAAAAATTGATCAACAAACTCTCTATGGAAAGGTAATTAGCGGTATTTATGAGTTATGTCAAAGGCACAATAAACCACTGATGCTTTTAGCCGGGAAGATAGAAGAAGAAGCGTATTCGATTTATGGAGACAAAGTATTAGCTTTGTTTTCCATCGTAAATGGTCCAATAAATGAAAACGAAGCATTTTTGAAAGCTGAATACTTAGTGGAGAATACTTCCTATAATATTGCCAAACTGATCTATCATAATTTTTGGTTAGCGAGTGCTTAAGAGATTAAAAAAGCCCTGGAAGAATCATCCAGGGCTTTTTTAATGAATATAATACTGGATTAGAAGCTGACTGAGATTTCGGCAGTGAACGTCCCAAGATTATCAACAATATTCCCAGTCCAGTTATCGTCGTATTCATCTTCCCAGGTCCCGATTTCATAGGTCAAGGTCAGATTGGTTTTGTCAGCCATTTCCCAGGCCACTTCAGCCATTGCGCTCCAGGGCTGGACACCAGCTGGTGTGACACTGTCGTAACGACCTTCCACGGTGAGGGTGGTCTTTTCTTCGATCCATTCGTAAGCCAAAGCACCCACTGCGGTGATTTCAGCATTGGCTGAATCATATTGGCCTCTCACGCTGAAGTAGGCTTCGTTGTTTTCACTGTCAAGATCGAGTGGGTAGTTCAAATAAGCACCATAGACCTTGAAGCTACTATCCATCAAGTCATACAGACCGTGAATGACTCCAGTTTCACCCTTGGCCGCTTCAAAGGGCACGTAGGTCACCGTTCCTTCCACTTCGTTGGTGACCATGTCGCCAGTGGAAATAGCCGCTGCCCAGTCGTAGGACAGATCCAAGGTCCAGCTGTCATCGCCTTCTTCATCTCCGGAGAGAATAAAGCTAGCACCGACACCAAAGCCCATTTCATCATCAGCAAAGGCACTGGTGGTGGTAGTGGTCGCATCAGCCGGAGTGAACCCATCGGTGATGTAGTGACCATCAACCGTGATGGTGGCATCATCTGAGGCTTTGATTTCAATTTCACCAGCCACACCGTAAGTACCCGAGAGAGCAGCATAGGCACCTTCAACGGTGAGCTTGACATCGGAATCATCAAAGTCGGTCCAGACATCAGCACTGACTACCAGATCGCTATCGACGTTATAGAATTCAGTGCCTTCTGGCATCCAGGTGGCCATCACACCAACGTGTTCCCATTCTGCACGAACCGCATAGAACTCGTTGAGGTCGCCCAAGGCTTTCCACAATACATCACTATCTTCTGGGGTATAGGTGACATAGAATCCTTCGTAATCGAGGTCATAATCCCGATCATCATCAGGATCGTCTGGTTGGTAATCACCGAGCACCAAACCGAGACCGAGCATGTTCTGACGAATTTCACCCGCTTGGATGAACCACTCGTCTTTCTGGTAGATCAACCAGAAATTATCAGCCGTGACGTTTGGAGCATCACCATAGCCGAGTGAATTGACAGCACTCAAGGTGATTCCAGCTGTGGTGTAGTCATTGATGGTGGCAGCGATGTAGAGATTGGTTTCATCTTCCCAAGCAGCATCGGTTTTGTCAGTATCAGTTGGGAAGTACGCAGTGTAAGTGGCAGTGAAATCACCAGTCACTTTCACTGGTTCAGCGTATTTTTCCAGAAGAGCGACTCGGTCTTCCAAGGCTTTGATGGCCTGGCTGTTTTCACCCAGAGCTCTTTTGAGGTCTTCAACGGTGACACCGAGGTTCTTCAGTTCATCAGCAAATTCCTGGATCAGTTTTTCAAGCATGGCAATGTCTTCTTGAGTGGCTAAACCAGCTTCGTCAACATACTGTTCCATGTAGGCCAAGCAACGAGCCACGGCTTGAGCAAATTCATACCGGGTCAAGGCTCGATTCCCACCAAAGGTCCCATCGGGATATCCGATAACACAGCCTTTGGCTGCCAGAGTCTGAACGGCATCATATGCCCAGTGATTCAAGGGCACATCTACAAAAGGATTGGCCAAAGCCGGAATAGCTAAAGCCAAAACGAGTACTAATGCAATGAGCAGTTTCTTCATGATATTGCCTCCTTGGTAGTTATCTTAGATTGTATTGAGCTGTCTGCCCTTCCAAGGAGGGGTCATTCAAGAGTCTCCATGTTTCCTCTTTAGATCCCTCTTGTTTTTCAGGCTTCCAGCTACTCTCTTCGTCCCCTCTCCTGGGCCTACCAATTCGTTGCACCTCCTTTCATTGCCCTTTGGAGTTTGAGACGAGATCGTCTTGTTTTTCATGCATTCATATATACTATACGATAAAAAAGCAAAAATGACTACAACTTTACCGAAAAAAAGTAAAGAAATAAAACAACTTAAAAAAAAGACCTAAACCTATAAAATCTATCTTTTCAAAATACCATAACAAATTATTGAAAAAATGAAAAGCCCCTGATTCAAAATTATTGAAAATTAACTATTTTTTCCTCAAGGCAAATAACTTTTGAATAACTTGATTCCACGACGTATCACGATTAAAGACGAGTAGTTCATACTGTGGATTATAGGATTTATAAGGAAAATAAAGACTTAAACCATGAGAATATTCCACATCAAAACCATGAGTTCTATTATAAAGAACAACTTGAGAAAGGAGATTGTTTATCATTAAGGCTGAAGATTTTACCTCAGAAGATCGAACTTCACTATTGGCAGCCAAGAGTTGAGCAAAGTCACCCAGGTCGATAAAGTCATAATCACTAAAATATTGGCTGGAGTCTCCAATATTAATATAAATCTGGGGAGAGGTTTTATTATCTAATAAAATTGCTTTGGAAAGGAGTCCAATGTTTGCTGTTAATTCTTCCAATTGATTCAGATCGGTGACAGAAATATTGACATTTTGAGAAGGAAATTGATCGATAAAACTATCAGCAATGATTTGAGCAAGTTGGATTTCCTCCATGGCTGGATTGGTGATGAGACTTTCAAGGAAGGTGGTATAATCCCACCCATCTCCTGGAACACTTTCTTGTGATGCCACCATAAGGTTTGAACTCTTCCGGACTTCATAGGCTACTTCTACCATGGCCATTAGACAAGCATCCATACCAAGAAGGTTGATTGATGTATTTAGAATGGATTTTGCGCTCAGTAAAGCCTGACCTAATTCTGGAATTGTAATAGAATCGTTATATGAGGTTTGATCAAAGGAAATGTTTTTTCCTTTGAAACCGGATCCATGATTCCATAGAATAAGGGCATATTTATCGGCTGGATAATTTTGGCCACAAAATCGAATAA contains the following coding sequences:
- the garK gene encoding Glycerate 2-kinase gives rise to the protein MKILLCPDSFKGSLSSYEVCHAIKKGFLRCTHDVEIVEKPVADGGEGTIEALYYGLGGRLIKTEITGPLWEKVNAQYLILDDQKTAIIEMAQAAGLTLVPIQKRNPRYTTTFGVGELVNDAVKNGCKKVIVAIGGSATNDGGMGALAALGVKFYDENQKLLPGMGENLPKVQAIDTEGAEKAMNEVEILIASDVKNSLFGPEGAASVYAPQKGANEEDVLFLDKGLVHFSKMIKEKTGKEVDSIPGSGAAGGIGAGFCGFFNAQITSGIQLIMELLNFEEEITTSDLIISGEGKIDQQTLYGKVISGIYELCQRHNKPLMLLAGKIEEEAYSIYGDKVLALFSIVNGPINENEAFLKAEYLVENTSYNIAKLIYHNFWLASA
- the cloSI_1 gene encoding Clostripain precursor codes for the protein MSIPKQKIFKPKFYSWFIVTFNLLFLAFILNGCIGSVSQLPGYEKTKANWTVMVFLNGDNDLDNHAIADLNSMERVGSSDKVNIIVQHDSLQGPAIRYLIEKDNDPLKINSKVLQHLGEINMGDANNLVDFIRFCGQNYPADKYALILWNHGSGFKGKNISFDQTSYNDSITIPELGQALLSAKSILNTSINLLGMDACLMAMVEVAYEVRKSSNLMVASQESVPGDGWDYTTFLESLITNPAMEEIQLAQIIADSFIDQFPSQNVNISVTDLNQLEELTANIGLLSKAILLDNKTSPQIYINIGDSSQYFSDYDFIDLGDFAQLLAANSEVRSSEVKSSALMINNLLSQVVLYNRTHGFDVEYSHGLSLYFPYKSYNPQYELLVFNRDTSWNQVIQKLFALRKK
- the omp-alpha gene encoding Outer membrane protein alpha precursor; the protein is MKKLLIALVLVLALAIPALANPFVDVPLNHWAYDAVQTLAAKGCVIGYPDGTFGGNRALTRYEFAQAVARCLAYMEQYVDEAGLATQEDIAMLEKLIQEFADELKNLGVTVEDLKRALGENSQAIKALEDRVALLEKYAEPVKVTGDFTATYTAYFPTDTDKTDAAWEDETNLYIAATINDYTTAGITLSAVNSLGYGDAPNVTADNFWLIYQKDEWFIQAGEIRQNMLGLGLVLGDYQPDDPDDDRDYDLDYEGFYVTYTPEDSDVLWKALGDLNEFYAVRAEWEHVGVMATWMPEGTEFYNVDSDLVVSADVWTDFDDSDVKLTVEGAYAALSGTYGVAGEIEIKASDDATITVDGHYITDGFTPADATTTTTSAFADDEMGFGVGASFILSGDEEGDDSWTLDLSYDWAAAISTGDMVTNEVEGTVTYVPFEAAKGETGVIHGLYDLMDSSFKVYGAYLNYPLDLDSENNEAYFSVRGQYDSANAEITAVGALAYEWIEEKTTLTVEGRYDSVTPAGVQPWSAMAEVAWEMADKTNLTLTYEIGTWEDEYDDNWTGNIVDNLGTFTAEISVSF